The proteins below come from a single Micropterus dolomieu isolate WLL.071019.BEF.003 ecotype Adirondacks linkage group LG05, ASM2129224v1, whole genome shotgun sequence genomic window:
- the dnttip2 gene encoding deoxynucleotidyltransferase terminal-interacting protein 2 isoform X1 — translation MKPVTCPLAGACSCSNFTWTPSVFLKATPSGRRTRRTAKQAESPTQHALVETSSQLEKSLPASPPTSSMKRCTRASRLHSPEQPCTPVGSTHEGDISDLESCCSAVSDIEPPMTRTKGRRRKPRTVSQEDVDMSEVESCSSAISASKAGQSSRRSTRRKAVPESSDPTHARGVEVDLVLDRESCSSVVSESQRVTRSQRKTARTRSSTKQQTEDSELSDADSCASSVSEAGASTTRRSTRSRKQTGPIPIHLDEASESSLSPTPSSRRSRAARAVAAAAVDVSEPLSCDSEGFESGPTYSRMTRRRGKTQSTGHKAVDSDSELTDMHSLIGSPCSTRSRGTPCSSRTGSGNSSRGDPVSRRSVKELSIVLEKAVEPAEVDTSLDNSRLESTVIDEDADCTLVEEEKSQTLEEKEGLSSADLISNERDTVRVERGLTAILGEMSSLVSDSPGCAEEAVSKLAVTVRHQQEEPCAGNKGHRDTSEMEMMQETIAPSESSKPCQSVTVLCEMSSEITEENEEAMEVAQVDTRTSQGHEAVDAVVEPRPSEEEKMEVSSLNGDAQQVVELHVESVQVTSNQPHKITVESGPERQPKDVIVQNTKTISLLETSEDEDESADEEERDVSGEEEEDLGYSAEERAGPSSKSGAAGTSVEGLFMIDTRPGEDADEHYYKEKPTEEEEKATGDERAEQEEQDEEFVDEEGDDDDDEDANILFSSRNPLLKEMSSRIDPGIRLKELGGLYINFDGSKSKPVSSSLQKLKEKKIQDEVMKKSVIGPDFEKKDAVPPYSESKQALKLKHRAEKEKSTGDGWFNMKAPEISQELKGDLKVLKMRGSMDPKRFYKKNDRDGFPKYFQVGTVVDSAVDFYHSRIPNKDRKRTMVEELLADAEFRHNNKKKYQHIVTEKAAQGAGKRNKKKKFHKK, via the exons ATGAAGCCCGTCACGTGTCCGTTAGCTGGTGCATGCAGCTGCTCAAACTTCACGTGGACACCGTCGGTCTTTCTCAAA GCCACTCCTTCTGGTCGAAGAACCAGGCGCACTGCTAAACAAGCAGAGAGCCCTACCCAGCATGCTCTTGTGGAGACAAGCAGCCAGCTTGAAAAAAGTCTTCCGGCATCCCCACCTACGTCCTCGATGAAACGATGCACCAGAGCGTCCAGACTCCATAGTCCAGAGCAGCCATGCACACCTGTGGGCTCCACCCACGAAGGGGACATATCAGACTTGGAgtcctgctgctctgctgtgtCTGACATCGAACCACCAATGACACGCAccaaggggaggaggagaaagccCCGCACAGTGAGTCAGGAAGATGTGGATATGTCTGAGGTGGAATCATGCTCTTCTGCCATATCTGCATCGAAAGCTGGCCAAAGTAGCCGTCGGAGCACAAGGAGGAAGGCCGTTCCTGAAAGCTCTGACCCAACTCACGCGAGAGGCGTTGAGGTCGACTTGGTGCTGGACAGAGAGTCCTGCAGCTCTGTGGTGTCCGAATCCCAGAGAGTCACCAGAAGTCAGAGAAAAACTGCTCGCACCAGGTCATCTACCAAACAACAAACTGAGGACTCTGAGCTCTCAGATGCTGACAGCTGTGCATCCAGTGTCTCCGAAGCTGGAGCTTCCACCACCCGCAGATCTACAAGATCCAGAAAGCAAACCGGTCCCATACCCATCCATCTTGATGAAGCCTCggaaagctctctctctcctacccCTTCCTCTCGAAGGAGCCGGGCAGCAAGAGCGGTGGCAGCAGCTGCTGTAGACGTCAGCGAGCCCCTGTCTTGTGATTCTGAAGGGTTTGAGTCCGGCCCCACTTACAGTAGGATGACTCGAAGACGGGGAAAGACCCAGTCCACAGGTCACAAAGCCGTGGACTCGGACTCTGAGCTGACCGACATGCATTCCCTGATTGGCAGCCCCTGCTCCACCCGCAGCAGGGGGACTCCATGCAGCAGCCGCACAGGCTCAGGGAACAGCAGTCGAGGTGATCCGGTCTCCAGGCGCTCAGTCAAGGAGCTTAGTATCGTTTTAGAAAAAGCTGTGGAGCCAGCTGAGGTAGACACTTCATTAGACAATTCTAGGTTAGAAAGTACGGTAATCGATGAGGACGCAGACTGCACACtggtggaggaagagaagagcCAAACACTGGAAGAGAAAGAAGGTTTGAGTAGTGCTGATCTCATATCAaatgagagagacacagtaagaGTGGAAAGGGGACTAACTGCCATTCTAGGTGAAATGTCTTCCCTAGTATCGGACAGTCCTGGTTGTGCTGAAGAAGCGGTTAGTAAACTTGCAGTGACTGTCAGACACCAGCAGGAGGAGCCGTGTGCTGGAAATAAGGGACACAGGGACACCTCGGAGATGGAAATGATGCAGGAAACAATTGCGCCATCTGAGTCGTCAAAGCCTTGCCAATCAGTTACAGTATTATGTGAGATGAGTTCTGAAATCACAGAGGAGAACGAGGAAGCTATGGAAGTAGCTCAGGTGGACACCCGCACGTCGCAGGGACATGAGGCTGTGGATGCTGTTGTGGAACCCCGGCctagtgaggaggaaaaaatggaagtcagctctttgaatggAGATGCTCAGCAGGTGGTTGAGCTCCATGTTGAGTCCGTTCAGGTAACATCCAACCAGCCGCACAAGATCACAGTGGAGTCTGGCCCTGAACGCCAGCCTAAAGACGTCATTGTCCAGAATACGAAAACAATCAGCCTGCTGGAGACCAGCGAGGATGAAGATGAATCTGCTGACGAGGAGGAGAGGGATGTTTctggagaagaggaagaggatttGGGGTACAGTGCAGAGGAGAGAGCAGGACCTTCAAGTAAGTCTGGAGCAGCAGGTACATCCGTTGAAGGACTGTTTATGATTGACACACGACCCGGAGAGGACGCTGATGAACACTACTACAAGGAGAAGccaacagaggaggaggaaaaagccACAGGGGATGAGCGAGCTGAGCAGGAGGAGCAAGACGAGGAATTTGTGGACGAGGAGGGGGATGATGACGACGACGAAGATGCAAATATCCTCTTCTCGAGTAGGAATCCTCTGCT GAAAGAGATGTCCAGCCGTATTGACCCTGGCATCAGACTGAAGGAGCTCGGAGGTTTATACATCAATTTTGACGGCAGCAAATCAAAACCTGTCTCCAGTTCGctgcaaaaactaaaggaaaagAAGATCCAAGATGAG GTGATGAAGAAGAGCGTGATTGGACCAGACTTTGAAAAGAAGGATGCAGTGCCTCCGTACAGTGAATCTAAACAAGCCTTAAAGTTGAAACACAGA GCAGAAAAGGAGAAATCAACAGGGGATGGTTGGTTTAATATGAAAGCCCCTGAGATCTCTCAGGAACTGAAAGGAGACCTCAAAGTCCTGAAGATGAGAGGCTCCATGGATCCCAAGAGGTTCTACAAAAAGAATGACAGAGATGGGTTTCCCAAGTATTTTCAG GTTGGCACAGTGGTGGACAGCGCAGTTGACTTCTATCATTCCCGCATTCCCAATAAGGACAGGAAAAGAACCATGGTGGAGGAACTGCTGGCCGATGCTGAATTCAGGCA caacaacaaaaagaagtaCCAGCACATTGTGACGGAGAAAGCAGCACAAGGAGCTGGCAAGaggaacaagaaaaagaaattccATAAAAAGTAA
- the dnttip2 gene encoding deoxynucleotidyltransferase terminal-interacting protein 2 isoform X2, with protein sequence MVATRRGVRVYSPSKTIPEQPSDVQATPSGRRTRRTAKQAESPTQHALVETSSQLEKSLPASPPTSSMKRCTRASRLHSPEQPCTPVGSTHEGDISDLESCCSAVSDIEPPMTRTKGRRRKPRTVSQEDVDMSEVESCSSAISASKAGQSSRRSTRRKAVPESSDPTHARGVEVDLVLDRESCSSVVSESQRVTRSQRKTARTRSSTKQQTEDSELSDADSCASSVSEAGASTTRRSTRSRKQTGPIPIHLDEASESSLSPTPSSRRSRAARAVAAAAVDVSEPLSCDSEGFESGPTYSRMTRRRGKTQSTGHKAVDSDSELTDMHSLIGSPCSTRSRGTPCSSRTGSGNSSRGDPVSRRSVKELSIVLEKAVEPAEVDTSLDNSRLESTVIDEDADCTLVEEEKSQTLEEKEGLSSADLISNERDTVRVERGLTAILGEMSSLVSDSPGCAEEAVSKLAVTVRHQQEEPCAGNKGHRDTSEMEMMQETIAPSESSKPCQSVTVLCEMSSEITEENEEAMEVAQVDTRTSQGHEAVDAVVEPRPSEEEKMEVSSLNGDAQQVVELHVESVQVTSNQPHKITVESGPERQPKDVIVQNTKTISLLETSEDEDESADEEERDVSGEEEEDLGYSAEERAGPSSKSGAAGTSVEGLFMIDTRPGEDADEHYYKEKPTEEEEKATGDERAEQEEQDEEFVDEEGDDDDDEDANILFSSRNPLLKEMSSRIDPGIRLKELGGLYINFDGSKSKPVSSSLQKLKEKKIQDEVMKKSVIGPDFEKKDAVPPYSESKQALKLKHRAEKEKSTGDGWFNMKAPEISQELKGDLKVLKMRGSMDPKRFYKKNDRDGFPKYFQVGTVVDSAVDFYHSRIPNKDRKRTMVEELLADAEFRHNNKKKYQHIVTEKAAQGAGKRNKKKKFHKK encoded by the exons ATGGTGGCCACCAGGAGAGGCGTACGCGTGTACTCCCCAAGTAAAACAATCCCAGAACAGCCTTCTGATGTCCAG GCCACTCCTTCTGGTCGAAGAACCAGGCGCACTGCTAAACAAGCAGAGAGCCCTACCCAGCATGCTCTTGTGGAGACAAGCAGCCAGCTTGAAAAAAGTCTTCCGGCATCCCCACCTACGTCCTCGATGAAACGATGCACCAGAGCGTCCAGACTCCATAGTCCAGAGCAGCCATGCACACCTGTGGGCTCCACCCACGAAGGGGACATATCAGACTTGGAgtcctgctgctctgctgtgtCTGACATCGAACCACCAATGACACGCAccaaggggaggaggagaaagccCCGCACAGTGAGTCAGGAAGATGTGGATATGTCTGAGGTGGAATCATGCTCTTCTGCCATATCTGCATCGAAAGCTGGCCAAAGTAGCCGTCGGAGCACAAGGAGGAAGGCCGTTCCTGAAAGCTCTGACCCAACTCACGCGAGAGGCGTTGAGGTCGACTTGGTGCTGGACAGAGAGTCCTGCAGCTCTGTGGTGTCCGAATCCCAGAGAGTCACCAGAAGTCAGAGAAAAACTGCTCGCACCAGGTCATCTACCAAACAACAAACTGAGGACTCTGAGCTCTCAGATGCTGACAGCTGTGCATCCAGTGTCTCCGAAGCTGGAGCTTCCACCACCCGCAGATCTACAAGATCCAGAAAGCAAACCGGTCCCATACCCATCCATCTTGATGAAGCCTCggaaagctctctctctcctacccCTTCCTCTCGAAGGAGCCGGGCAGCAAGAGCGGTGGCAGCAGCTGCTGTAGACGTCAGCGAGCCCCTGTCTTGTGATTCTGAAGGGTTTGAGTCCGGCCCCACTTACAGTAGGATGACTCGAAGACGGGGAAAGACCCAGTCCACAGGTCACAAAGCCGTGGACTCGGACTCTGAGCTGACCGACATGCATTCCCTGATTGGCAGCCCCTGCTCCACCCGCAGCAGGGGGACTCCATGCAGCAGCCGCACAGGCTCAGGGAACAGCAGTCGAGGTGATCCGGTCTCCAGGCGCTCAGTCAAGGAGCTTAGTATCGTTTTAGAAAAAGCTGTGGAGCCAGCTGAGGTAGACACTTCATTAGACAATTCTAGGTTAGAAAGTACGGTAATCGATGAGGACGCAGACTGCACACtggtggaggaagagaagagcCAAACACTGGAAGAGAAAGAAGGTTTGAGTAGTGCTGATCTCATATCAaatgagagagacacagtaagaGTGGAAAGGGGACTAACTGCCATTCTAGGTGAAATGTCTTCCCTAGTATCGGACAGTCCTGGTTGTGCTGAAGAAGCGGTTAGTAAACTTGCAGTGACTGTCAGACACCAGCAGGAGGAGCCGTGTGCTGGAAATAAGGGACACAGGGACACCTCGGAGATGGAAATGATGCAGGAAACAATTGCGCCATCTGAGTCGTCAAAGCCTTGCCAATCAGTTACAGTATTATGTGAGATGAGTTCTGAAATCACAGAGGAGAACGAGGAAGCTATGGAAGTAGCTCAGGTGGACACCCGCACGTCGCAGGGACATGAGGCTGTGGATGCTGTTGTGGAACCCCGGCctagtgaggaggaaaaaatggaagtcagctctttgaatggAGATGCTCAGCAGGTGGTTGAGCTCCATGTTGAGTCCGTTCAGGTAACATCCAACCAGCCGCACAAGATCACAGTGGAGTCTGGCCCTGAACGCCAGCCTAAAGACGTCATTGTCCAGAATACGAAAACAATCAGCCTGCTGGAGACCAGCGAGGATGAAGATGAATCTGCTGACGAGGAGGAGAGGGATGTTTctggagaagaggaagaggatttGGGGTACAGTGCAGAGGAGAGAGCAGGACCTTCAAGTAAGTCTGGAGCAGCAGGTACATCCGTTGAAGGACTGTTTATGATTGACACACGACCCGGAGAGGACGCTGATGAACACTACTACAAGGAGAAGccaacagaggaggaggaaaaagccACAGGGGATGAGCGAGCTGAGCAGGAGGAGCAAGACGAGGAATTTGTGGACGAGGAGGGGGATGATGACGACGACGAAGATGCAAATATCCTCTTCTCGAGTAGGAATCCTCTGCT GAAAGAGATGTCCAGCCGTATTGACCCTGGCATCAGACTGAAGGAGCTCGGAGGTTTATACATCAATTTTGACGGCAGCAAATCAAAACCTGTCTCCAGTTCGctgcaaaaactaaaggaaaagAAGATCCAAGATGAG GTGATGAAGAAGAGCGTGATTGGACCAGACTTTGAAAAGAAGGATGCAGTGCCTCCGTACAGTGAATCTAAACAAGCCTTAAAGTTGAAACACAGA GCAGAAAAGGAGAAATCAACAGGGGATGGTTGGTTTAATATGAAAGCCCCTGAGATCTCTCAGGAACTGAAAGGAGACCTCAAAGTCCTGAAGATGAGAGGCTCCATGGATCCCAAGAGGTTCTACAAAAAGAATGACAGAGATGGGTTTCCCAAGTATTTTCAG GTTGGCACAGTGGTGGACAGCGCAGTTGACTTCTATCATTCCCGCATTCCCAATAAGGACAGGAAAAGAACCATGGTGGAGGAACTGCTGGCCGATGCTGAATTCAGGCA caacaacaaaaagaagtaCCAGCACATTGTGACGGAGAAAGCAGCACAAGGAGCTGGCAAGaggaacaagaaaaagaaattccATAAAAAGTAA